In Janthinobacterium rivuli, a single genomic region encodes these proteins:
- a CDS encoding apolipophorin — MQTDLCLLITMKGNIMKVSKNWMTVCAAGMMVVALAACQKKDDVAAGPAEQAGQKIDAAAAKAEADIKAAATKADAAVSQAAADTGAKMDQVAADADRKMSEAADAVGKKVEKAGEKMQDAAHK, encoded by the coding sequence TTGCAAACTGATCTGTGTCTTTTGATAACAATGAAAGGGAATATCATGAAAGTAAGCAAAAATTGGATGACCGTGTGCGCCGCCGGGATGATGGTTGTGGCACTGGCTGCCTGCCAGAAGAAGGATGATGTCGCTGCCGGTCCTGCTGAACAAGCTGGCCAGAAGATCGATGCGGCCGCTGCCAAAGCTGAAGCCGACATCAAGGCCGCCGCTACCAAAGCCGATGCTGCCGTGAGCCAGGCCGCTGCCGATACGGGCGCCAAGATGGACCAGGTTGCCGCTGACGCCGACAGGAAAATGAGCGAAGCGGCCGATGCCGTCGGCAAGAAAGTGGAAAAAGCCGGCGAAAAGATGCAGGACGCCGCGCACAAGTAA